Proteins encoded together in one Nostoc sp. PCC 7524 window:
- a CDS encoding NHLP bacteriocin system secretion protein — protein sequence MSDKQRSIFRQQALDRLSSPERLDHLMQVVNPKDWLSLGGLAVFGVLGGLWSVFGTIPMTVTGKGVLINPRRVVQLQSPISGQLRSLNVKDGQCVAKDDILASIDPSQQKQQLQQQRDKLAQLQQQIQQTTLLRQQRTQLETETIIAERTSLKQRLQDTQKLAPRLQNEGLNSISQQRRSLQERLKDVEELTPVLQTRVEKQRELQKQGAISEERVLQAEQEYRQTRQNISEIQAQLQQLRVQETEQQQKYLENNNNITQINAELEKLNSRSKQLEQNNLETANTDKNQIQELQQAIARLETEVAENSTIKSPHAGCIVEITATVGQYLIPGNRLGTLQTSGQANTMMSVAYFTVQDGKQIKPGMPILITPDTVKRARFGGIVGELTQVSAFPITSEGASSVVGNPELVQKLMDREGGKIEAIAQLKLDPKTFSGYKWSSSDGPKLAISPGTTTTVRVTVEERSPITFVLPILSEWSGIENL from the coding sequence ATGTCTGATAAACAACGCAGTATCTTTCGTCAACAAGCACTCGATCGCCTATCTTCCCCAGAACGGTTAGATCATTTAATGCAAGTTGTCAACCCTAAAGATTGGTTATCTTTGGGTGGATTGGCTGTGTTTGGGGTTTTAGGTGGACTCTGGAGCGTGTTTGGTACTATTCCCATGACAGTTACAGGTAAGGGAGTGCTAATCAATCCCAGGCGGGTGGTGCAGTTGCAGTCTCCTATATCGGGACAGTTGCGATCGCTCAATGTGAAAGACGGACAATGTGTAGCCAAAGATGATATTCTCGCCTCCATCGATCCCTCCCAACAAAAACAGCAATTACAGCAACAACGGGATAAACTAGCTCAATTACAACAACAAATCCAACAAACTACTTTACTGCGACAACAACGCACCCAGTTAGAAACAGAAACGATTATTGCTGAACGAACAAGTTTAAAACAACGGTTGCAAGATACGCAAAAATTAGCTCCCCGCCTGCAAAATGAAGGATTAAATAGTATTTCTCAACAGCGTCGCAGTCTCCAAGAACGTCTCAAAGATGTAGAGGAATTAACCCCTGTACTCCAAACCAGAGTAGAAAAGCAACGGGAATTACAAAAGCAAGGAGCAATTTCTGAAGAACGGGTATTACAAGCAGAACAAGAATATCGCCAAACCCGTCAAAATATCTCGGAGATTCAAGCACAGTTACAGCAATTACGAGTCCAAGAAACAGAACAACAACAGAAATATTTAGAAAATAACAATAATATTACTCAAATTAATGCTGAGTTAGAAAAGTTAAATAGCCGTAGCAAACAACTAGAACAGAATAATTTAGAAACTGCTAATACTGATAAAAATCAAATTCAGGAATTGCAGCAAGCGATCGCTCGTTTGGAAACAGAAGTCGCAGAGAATAGTACCATTAAAAGTCCCCACGCTGGTTGTATTGTAGAAATCACCGCTACTGTGGGGCAGTATCTCATTCCTGGCAACCGTTTAGGAACTTTGCAAACATCAGGACAAGCCAACACCATGATGAGTGTTGCCTATTTTACTGTACAAGATGGCAAACAAATTAAACCAGGAATGCCGATTTTAATTACACCAGATACAGTCAAACGGGCAAGATTTGGGGGAATTGTCGGGGAACTTACGCAGGTATCTGCATTTCCTATTACCTCTGAAGGTGCGAGTTCTGTAGTTGGAAACCCGGAATTAGTCCAAAAATTAATGGATCGGGAAGGAGGTAAAATAGAAGCGATCGCACAGTTAAAACTAGACCCCAAGACATTTAGCGGTTACAAGTGGTCATCTTCTGATGGGCCAAAATTGGCAATTTCACCAGGAACAACTACCACTGTCAGAGTCACAGTAGAAGAGCGATCGCCGATTACTTTTGTTTTACCCATTCTTTCAGAATGGAGTGGAATCGAAAATCTCTAA
- a CDS encoding terpene synthase family protein: MELFTIPTFTYPFSSSINTNAQDAELHFLEWLNSFSLVNDSTIRKVLAIKLHLLAAYTYPTASITSLEIITDFLGWAFIYDDKSEDMAIQEKIDYLWQLNHRLIEILKGINPVKEDEPLTHALANIRQRVKRQCSVNCYNNFIQNVEGFIHGSAWESRNICARIKPTLNTYLKMRAYIGGGYPLLDLIELVEEMEFGSEFVNHPTIQALRLTTNNIVLWSNDIISCQKEYEAGQYHNCVIILHQTRNCTLAEAIQQVKEMHDAEVKSFCELVSQLPSFSLLVDAEMQRYIAGLQSWISGHRHWFFISERYKTVVTNYK, encoded by the coding sequence ATGGAATTATTTACAATCCCCACTTTCACTTATCCTTTCTCATCCTCTATTAATACAAATGCTCAAGATGCAGAATTACACTTCTTAGAATGGCTAAATAGTTTTAGTTTAGTCAATGATTCTACAATTCGCAAAGTCTTAGCGATTAAACTTCATCTCTTAGCAGCCTATACTTATCCTACTGCTTCTATAACGTCTTTGGAGATAATTACAGATTTTCTAGGTTGGGCATTTATCTATGATGATAAAAGCGAAGACATGGCAATACAGGAAAAAATTGACTATCTCTGGCAACTTAATCATCGCTTGATTGAGATTCTTAAAGGTATTAATCCTGTAAAGGAAGATGAACCACTAACTCATGCTTTGGCAAATATTCGTCAGAGAGTGAAAAGGCAATGCTCAGTGAATTGCTACAATAATTTTATCCAAAACGTTGAAGGTTTTATTCATGGTTCAGCTTGGGAGTCCAGAAACATTTGTGCAAGGATAAAACCAACTCTTAACACTTATCTGAAGATGCGTGCTTACATTGGAGGAGGTTATCCTTTATTAGATTTAATTGAGTTGGTTGAGGAAATGGAGTTTGGTTCAGAGTTTGTTAATCATCCCACTATACAAGCTCTCAGGTTAACGACTAATAACATCGTATTGTGGTCAAACGATATCATTTCATGTCAGAAGGAATATGAAGCAGGACAATACCATAATTGTGTGATCATCCTGCATCAGACTCGTAACTGCACTTTAGCAGAAGCAATTCAACAAGTAAAAGAAATGCACGATGCTGAAGTAAAATCATTTTGTGAATTAGTTTCACAGCTACCTTCTTTTAGCTTGTTAGTAGATGCCGAAATGCAGCGTTATATAGCTGGATTGCAATCTTGGATAAGTGGTCATCGTCATTGGTTTTTTATTTCCGAACGCTACAAAACTGTTGTTACTAATTACAAGTAA
- a CDS encoding nuclear transport factor 2 family protein codes for MVKNSENTLKVAQQAFEYLTQGLATGEWQPFLDMLTEDFTFWFPKGKYHGLNVGKARTKEFLQYVSESFHPGLKLASLDHVTSNATTVVFEFRDEGLLLGQPYKNRVAVSLDVRGDKICGYREYFGSDGKSY; via the coding sequence ATGGTAAAAAACTCAGAAAATACTTTAAAAGTGGCTCAACAGGCATTTGAATACTTAACTCAAGGACTAGCCACAGGAGAATGGCAACCATTTCTCGATATGCTGACAGAGGATTTTACCTTTTGGTTTCCCAAGGGAAAATATCACGGGTTAAATGTGGGTAAAGCACGAACCAAAGAGTTTTTGCAATACGTTTCTGAATCTTTCCATCCCGGACTAAAGCTAGCATCTCTAGACCACGTTACCAGCAATGCAACAACAGTGGTCTTTGAATTTCGAGATGAGGGACTATTACTAGGACAGCCTTATAAAAATCGCGTCGCAGTTTCTTTGGATGTGCGAGGCGACAAAATTTGTGGCTATCGAGAATACTTCGGTAGCGATGGCAAATCTTATTGA
- a CDS encoding amidohydrolase family protein: MSEPPVLDKIIKNVRVVRPHDHAVELLDIGIKDGKFAQIAPYISADQSQEVFDAKNLLGFPGVVDAHMHIGIYQPLDKDAVTESKAAAMGGVTTSLNYIRTGQYYLNKGGSYRDFFPEVLALSADNFFVDYSYHVAPIASQHIEEIPLLFTEHGVTSFKIFMFYGGYGLHGLSDQQNLFLMINKEERYDFAHFEFIMRGITRLMAEHPEARDTISLSLHCEVAEILNAYTKIVENDSSLSGLHAYSAARPPHSEGLAVCIASYLAHETNCVNINLLHLSSRKAMAAALTMQTAFPHINFRREVTVGHLLLDVNSPNGAWAKVNPPIRPRADVEYLWQAVLNHQVDWIVSDHACCSAEQKISAKNPNNIWLAKSGFGGTEYLLSGVVSEGSKRGMSYNHMAKLLSWNPSRRFGVLEKGDIAIGYDADLVLLDPNETFVVRAAESESQQGYTPFEGMELTGRVKSTFLRGNLIYHNGQVLGSPTGRYLKRGVTQLTNSV; this comes from the coding sequence GTGTCTGAACCTCCTGTATTAGATAAAATTATCAAAAATGTGCGGGTAGTTCGTCCCCATGATCATGCTGTCGAATTACTTGATATCGGCATTAAGGATGGGAAATTTGCCCAGATTGCCCCTTATATTAGCGCAGACCAAAGCCAAGAAGTATTTGATGCGAAAAACTTATTAGGCTTTCCTGGGGTTGTAGATGCCCATATGCACATCGGTATTTATCAACCCTTAGACAAAGATGCAGTGACTGAAAGTAAAGCGGCGGCAATGGGAGGAGTCACGACTAGCCTAAATTACATTCGTACAGGACAATATTATCTCAATAAAGGTGGTTCCTACCGCGATTTTTTTCCAGAAGTATTAGCGTTATCCGCAGATAATTTTTTTGTAGATTACAGTTATCATGTTGCACCTATAGCTAGTCAACATATTGAGGAAATACCGCTACTGTTTACAGAACATGGTGTAACTTCATTTAAAATTTTCATGTTTTATGGCGGCTATGGGTTGCATGGTTTGTCAGATCAGCAAAACCTGTTTTTGATGATTAATAAAGAGGAACGCTACGACTTCGCCCATTTTGAGTTTATTATGCGGGGTATAACTCGCTTGATGGCAGAACATCCGGAAGCGCGAGATACTATCAGCTTAAGTTTGCACTGCGAAGTTGCAGAAATTCTCAATGCCTATACCAAAATCGTGGAGAATGATTCTAGCTTGAGTGGACTACACGCTTACAGTGCAGCACGTCCCCCTCATTCTGAAGGGTTAGCCGTTTGCATTGCTTCTTATTTAGCCCATGAGACTAACTGTGTAAATATCAATTTATTGCATCTGAGTTCGCGTAAAGCAATGGCAGCAGCTTTGACGATGCAAACTGCTTTTCCTCACATCAACTTTCGGCGAGAAGTTACTGTAGGACATTTATTATTAGATGTTAATAGTCCTAATGGTGCTTGGGCAAAAGTCAATCCGCCTATTCGTCCCCGTGCTGATGTGGAATATTTATGGCAAGCGGTACTCAACCATCAAGTAGATTGGATAGTTAGTGATCATGCTTGCTGTTCTGCGGAACAAAAAATCAGTGCGAAAAACCCGAATAATATTTGGTTAGCAAAGTCTGGTTTTGGTGGTACAGAATATTTACTTTCTGGTGTGGTGAGTGAAGGTAGTAAGCGGGGAATGTCTTACAACCACATGGCTAAGTTACTATCGTGGAACCCATCGCGGCGGTTTGGGGTGCTAGAAAAAGGCGATATTGCTATTGGTTACGATGCTGATTTGGTACTGTTAGATCCCAATGAAACCTTTGTGGTGCGTGCGGCTGAGTCGGAATCACAGCAAGGTTACACACCATTTGAAGGCATGGAGTTAACAGGAAGGGTGAAAAGTACGTTTTTGCGGGGAAATTTGATTTATCACAACGGACAGGTTCTAGGTTCACCCACAGGACGTTATTTAAAAAGGGGCGTTACTCAACTAACCAATTCAGTTTAG
- a CDS encoding aromatic ring-hydroxylating dioxygenase subunit alpha translates to MTISPNQQETEPTIVPLPIPTNHQDLDWKNCWYPITFLQDLPKNRPYSFSLYNQSLVLFRTPDGKLGCLTDICPHRAAKLSDGQIIDGRIECLYHGWQFGTDGKCLHIPQLAHDAKIPQNTCVKSYVVVEHQGIVWIWAGEAAAVDEKRIPNLLEFDDPKFFSLDYVFEVPYDETYFIENALDPAHVPINHHGSEMNRQDAQPLEIEVLATSITGIKGRYRDTRTPDAKWVKLDFLAPNSVVYGFYDLPKPGFHSGLALYLLPKNPTQCRVLARFFQNFSTRRKNQLEPRWLSHLFRNRVVEEDRYMIKGVQEQVERSGQSLKELYLPLKTSDMLVIEYRKWLDKYGASLPYYQGYSTSKPHIHMDESNPSSSLGDRFERHTKICSSCYRAYQVTNLLKQSFLGVAIALAALAILTDNSWVSPVAVAGSLLAVALAFAAQKLKTKFELPYTRH, encoded by the coding sequence ATGACAATAAGCCCTAACCAGCAAGAGACAGAACCAACAATCGTCCCCTTGCCCATACCAACAAATCACCAAGATTTGGATTGGAAAAATTGTTGGTATCCTATCACCTTCCTACAAGACTTACCGAAAAACCGTCCTTACAGCTTTTCTTTATATAATCAATCCTTAGTTTTATTCAGAACGCCAGATGGGAAACTGGGATGTTTAACAGATATTTGTCCCCACCGTGCGGCTAAACTCTCCGATGGACAAATCATTGATGGCAGAATTGAGTGCTTGTATCACGGTTGGCAATTTGGTACTGATGGTAAATGTCTGCACATTCCCCAGTTAGCCCATGATGCTAAAATTCCCCAAAATACTTGTGTTAAGTCTTATGTAGTTGTCGAACATCAAGGTATTGTCTGGATATGGGCTGGGGAAGCAGCAGCAGTTGATGAAAAACGCATTCCCAACTTACTAGAGTTTGATGATCCCAAATTTTTTAGCTTAGATTATGTGTTTGAAGTACCTTATGATGAAACCTATTTTATAGAAAATGCCCTCGACCCAGCACACGTTCCCATCAATCACCACGGTTCTGAAATGAATCGCCAAGATGCCCAACCGTTAGAAATTGAAGTTTTGGCAACCTCAATTACGGGGATTAAAGGCCGATATCGAGATACTAGAACACCTGATGCCAAATGGGTAAAGTTGGATTTTTTGGCTCCCAATAGTGTTGTCTATGGATTTTATGATTTACCAAAGCCAGGGTTTCATTCTGGTTTAGCTCTTTATTTGCTGCCTAAAAATCCCACCCAATGCCGTGTTTTGGCAAGATTTTTTCAAAACTTTTCTACTAGGAGAAAAAATCAGCTAGAGCCGCGTTGGTTATCTCACTTATTTCGTAACCGAGTAGTGGAGGAAGATAGATATATGATCAAAGGAGTACAAGAACAAGTCGAACGTTCGGGGCAGAGTCTAAAAGAATTATATTTGCCACTTAAAACTTCAGATATGTTAGTGATTGAGTACCGCAAATGGCTAGATAAATATGGTGCATCGTTACCATATTATCAAGGCTATTCTACCTCGAAGCCTCATATTCACATGGATGAGAGCAATCCTAGTTCATCTTTAGGAGATAGATTTGAACGCCACACCAAAATCTGTAGTTCCTGCTATCGAGCTTATCAGGTGACAAACTTACTTAAACAAAGTTTTTTGGGGGTAGCGATCGCACTGGCAGCTTTAGCTATACTTACAGATAACTCTTGGGTTTCACCTGTAGCTGTTGCAGGTTCTTTATTAGCAGTCGCTTTAGCATTTGCAGCACAGAAATTAAAAACCAAGTTTGAGCTTCCCTACACTCGTCATTAG
- a CDS encoding PMC2NT domain-containing protein, which yields MTNSQPLEDITARVDDIDQRLDQLGDEIDLVRTIQEGVRRETRSNSQALARLERTVTNLADIARLHQQALRQSERQFQEFQRTTNAALERVDRVLDYLIRQSGGQSEG from the coding sequence ATGACCAACTCACAGCCACTAGAAGACATAACCGCGAGAGTGGATGATATTGACCAGCGTTTAGATCAGCTTGGTGATGAAATTGATTTAGTCCGCACCATCCAAGAAGGTGTAAGACGTGAAACCCGTTCTAACAGTCAGGCACTAGCAAGACTGGAGAGAACAGTTACAAACTTGGCTGATATTGCACGTTTACACCAGCAAGCCTTGAGGCAATCTGAAAGACAGTTCCAAGAGTTTCAACGTACAACTAACGCTGCTTTAGAGAGAGTTGATAGAGTTTTAGACTACCTGATCCGACAATCAGGTGGTCAGAGCGAAGGTTAA
- a CDS encoding NHLP bacteriocin export ABC transporter permease/ATPase subunit has product MTEKALQELASILNPTANIPLGETPLLIAVGAVGKALGITIRPPAKSENLSGHDANLEGIARASGFRIRRVTLTPNWWKNDCGTLVAFTQEDNQPVALLKVKSTRYEILDPVELTRTPVNRQTAAKLAAIAYTFYRPLPDKEITLVDILQFTLQVSTADLLKILVVGVIATLFTMFTPQITGIIIDYAIPDANRKLLIQMGLGLLAASFGVVIFQLAQAFALLRLQTKVSYDTQAAVWDRLLKLKPAFFRSYSTGDLYNRVSAISQIRNRLSGAILRILFTSVFSLLNLGLLLFYSSTLALVAIAIALLIFLVTTIISLITRQKSRPLQQLAGEILGLTVQLIGGVSKLRVAAAESEAFACWAKKYTQQIKLMLSTQFIEDVLTVFNVMMPTVSSILVFTLAVSLIEQSEGETKLSTGTFLAFNIAFATFITSATRLSNTVIEILDITILWERAQPILKTTPEVDLEKFHPGKLSGQLKLHQVSFRYRSDSSLILDNITLEAKAGEFIAIVGPSGSGKSTILRLLLGFETPETGTISYDGRDLSGLDVAAVRRQLGVVLQNGRIMSGSIWENIAGGAIVTQDEAWLALQMAGLADDVAAMPMGIHTIISEGGGNLSGGQRQRLFIARALVHKPQILLFDEATSALDNYTQAIVTQSLAQLGVTRVVIAHRLSTIRHADVIYVLQAGKIIQQGSFEELAAVEGLFADLMARQKT; this is encoded by the coding sequence ATGACAGAAAAAGCCTTACAGGAATTAGCATCAATCCTGAATCCCACCGCCAACATTCCCCTAGGAGAAACGCCCCTATTAATTGCTGTGGGTGCTGTCGGGAAAGCATTGGGTATAACTATTCGTCCTCCCGCCAAATCCGAAAATCTGAGTGGACACGATGCAAACTTGGAAGGAATAGCCCGTGCTTCTGGTTTCCGTATCCGTCGAGTTACCCTCACCCCCAACTGGTGGAAAAATGATTGTGGAACTCTTGTGGCTTTTACTCAAGAAGACAATCAACCTGTTGCTTTACTAAAAGTTAAATCTACTCGCTATGAAATACTTGACCCTGTAGAATTGACGCGCACTCCTGTTAACCGTCAAACTGCTGCTAAACTCGCTGCGATCGCCTATACTTTTTATCGTCCTTTACCAGATAAAGAAATTACTCTGGTGGATATCCTGCAATTTACTCTGCAAGTCAGTACCGCAGACTTACTAAAAATTCTCGTGGTGGGAGTAATTGCAACTTTGTTTACAATGTTTACCCCGCAAATTACGGGTATTATTATCGACTATGCCATTCCTGATGCAAACCGCAAATTATTAATCCAGATGGGTTTGGGATTGTTAGCGGCTAGCTTTGGAGTGGTGATATTTCAATTAGCTCAAGCTTTTGCCCTGCTCAGATTACAAACTAAAGTTAGTTATGATACCCAAGCGGCTGTTTGGGATAGATTGCTGAAACTCAAACCTGCGTTTTTTCGCTCCTATTCCACAGGGGATTTATATAACCGCGTCTCTGCTATTAGTCAAATTCGCAACCGACTAAGCGGTGCAATTTTGCGAATTTTATTTACCAGTGTCTTCTCATTGTTAAATTTGGGACTACTGCTATTTTATAGTTCTACTCTGGCATTAGTGGCGATCGCGATCGCTCTGCTCATATTTCTAGTTACTACTATCATTAGTCTCATCACCCGCCAAAAATCCCGTCCCCTCCAGCAGCTTGCGGGGGAAATTCTGGGACTAACAGTGCAGTTAATCGGTGGCGTATCTAAACTGCGAGTTGCGGCTGCTGAATCAGAGGCGTTTGCTTGCTGGGCGAAAAAATACACTCAGCAGATAAAACTGATGTTGAGTACCCAATTTATTGAAGATGTGCTGACTGTCTTTAATGTGATGATGCCAACAGTCAGTTCAATTCTAGTTTTTACTTTGGCTGTTTCCTTAATTGAACAGTCTGAGGGAGAAACAAAATTATCTACCGGCACATTTCTAGCATTTAATATTGCCTTTGCGACATTTATCACGAGCGCGACGAGATTAAGCAACACCGTCATAGAGATTTTAGATATCACAATTTTATGGGAACGCGCTCAACCTATTTTAAAAACAACACCGGAAGTAGATCTGGAAAAATTTCATCCTGGCAAGCTTTCCGGGCAACTGAAATTACATCAAGTTAGCTTTCGTTATCGCTCAGATAGTTCTTTAATTCTAGATAATATCACCCTAGAAGCCAAAGCCGGAGAATTTATTGCTATTGTCGGGCCATCGGGAAGTGGCAAGTCTACTATTTTGCGATTGTTGTTGGGATTTGAAACTCCAGAGACGGGAACAATCTCTTATGATGGCAGAGATTTATCTGGGTTGGATGTTGCAGCCGTGCGCCGACAATTAGGGGTAGTGCTGCAAAATGGGCGCATTATGAGTGGTTCGATTTGGGAGAATATTGCCGGAGGTGCAATTGTTACCCAAGATGAAGCTTGGTTAGCATTGCAGATGGCTGGATTAGCCGATGATGTGGCAGCAATGCCGATGGGGATACATACGATTATTTCTGAAGGCGGCGGCAACCTTTCCGGGGGACAGCGACAACGGTTATTTATTGCCCGTGCATTGGTACATAAACCGCAGATTTTACTGTTTGATGAGGCAACATCGGCGTTAGATAATTACACTCAGGCGATCGTGACTCAAAGTTTAGCTCAATTGGGTGTTACTCGTGTAGTTATTGCCCATCGTTTGAGTACGATTCGTCATGCAGATGTAATTTATGTGCTGCAAGCAGGGAAGATAATACAGCAGGGAAGTTTTGAAGAATTAGCTGCCGTTGAGGGGTTATTTGCTGATTTGATGGCGCGACAGAAGACGTAA
- a CDS encoding class I SAM-dependent methyltransferase, with product MSNNLPPVWNKVKKHAVFPEAKHDEIARYNFLANLNYYLATVISPGNKIVYEKRVRPNFQKETGRDFQTREEVHQAMKQDDYYQAWSALRRCAMEMRQQAGRSLVLRQADALAQKAQRLNQGKDTLKLNPDLKIPHYVQVMDHHCMPGSYYTEIIAEDVTAAANYDSGLFVTTAGLLGRLNDGGGRAITQWLKNEVPKFQPQRILDIGCGLGHNVIPIAQAYPNAEVIAIDIAAPMLRYGHARAQDLGIKNVKFMQLDGANTGFANESFDWIQTTMFLHETSDKTLHRIMEEIYRMLAFDGLTLHIEQPQYTKDMDLYEQFIRDWDAYYNNEPFWSKMHDIDVKDIMLQTGFKNDAFIQIGIKAVNDIPEAQTIDEVVEDYGRSPIWNVFGAWKQ from the coding sequence ATGAGTAATAATCTACCTCCTGTTTGGAATAAAGTTAAAAAGCACGCGGTATTTCCAGAAGCAAAGCATGACGAAATCGCTCGCTATAATTTTTTAGCCAATTTAAATTATTATTTGGCAACAGTTATATCTCCTGGCAACAAGATTGTATATGAAAAACGTGTGCGCCCAAATTTTCAAAAGGAAACCGGACGAGACTTTCAAACACGCGAAGAAGTGCATCAAGCCATGAAACAAGACGATTACTATCAGGCTTGGAGTGCTTTACGCAGATGTGCAATGGAAATGAGACAACAAGCAGGACGTTCACTGGTGTTACGTCAAGCCGATGCACTAGCACAAAAAGCGCAGCGTTTAAATCAGGGAAAAGATACACTTAAACTCAATCCAGACTTGAAAATTCCCCATTATGTTCAAGTAATGGATCATCACTGTATGCCTGGTAGTTATTATACAGAAATCATCGCAGAAGATGTGACAGCCGCAGCCAATTATGACTCTGGGCTATTTGTGACTACTGCGGGTTTACTAGGAAGATTGAACGATGGCGGAGGTAGAGCTATTACACAATGGCTGAAAAATGAGGTTCCCAAATTTCAGCCCCAACGCATACTTGATATAGGTTGTGGATTGGGTCACAATGTAATTCCCATAGCGCAAGCTTATCCAAATGCGGAAGTAATTGCCATTGATATAGCCGCTCCCATGTTGAGATATGGACACGCTCGCGCTCAAGACTTGGGGATAAAAAACGTAAAATTTATGCAGTTGGATGGAGCAAACACAGGCTTTGCAAATGAGTCATTTGATTGGATACAAACGACGATGTTTTTGCATGAAACTTCCGATAAAACCCTGCACCGAATTATGGAAGAGATTTATCGTATGTTGGCGTTTGATGGTTTAACTCTTCATATTGAACAACCACAGTACACCAAAGACATGGATTTATATGAACAATTTATTCGCGATTGGGATGCTTATTACAACAATGAACCGTTTTGGTCTAAGATGCACGACATAGATGTGAAAGACATTATGCTCCAGACTGGTTTTAAAAATGATGCTTTCATCCAGATTGGGATTAAAGCAGTCAATGACATCCCCGAAGCTCAAACAATCGATGAAGTAGTAGAAGATTATGGACGTTCTCCTATTTGGAATGTATTTGGAGCTTGGAAGCAGTAA
- a CDS encoding aspartyl/asparaginyl beta-hydroxylase domain-containing protein has translation MASFNEYHLNPEAFTFLKPFQEQWQIIRDEFTSFTQQASEAELKFTYDVLGPKSKTIKTKGSSKYSAFGILFQGFLIEEYIQLHQIKYPDYGTDEASAKALALREKYFPNLAQVIKQVNLNNDNVIRNVYFGTFHPGLDIKLHVNYNPHMNRGYLGLIVPEGDVAMKICHEQLYWYEGQFMVLDHSYPHCPHNYTNYDRTVLVVDFFKPDQPRAEVIQFEKEQVAQRMQDNPYSLGVFGKSDQAKEEDFIKYGLAHQLEWDKALSV, from the coding sequence ATGGCAAGTTTTAATGAGTATCATCTCAACCCAGAAGCATTTACTTTTCTTAAACCTTTTCAAGAGCAATGGCAAATCATTAGAGATGAGTTTACCAGCTTTACTCAGCAAGCATCTGAGGCAGAGTTAAAATTTACTTATGATGTGTTGGGACCTAAAAGTAAAACTATTAAAACCAAAGGTAGTTCAAAATATAGTGCATTTGGGATTTTATTCCAAGGTTTTTTGATTGAAGAATATATTCAGTTACATCAAATAAAATATCCAGATTATGGCACAGATGAGGCATCAGCAAAAGCACTTGCCCTAAGAGAGAAATATTTTCCTAATTTGGCTCAGGTAATAAAACAAGTCAACTTAAATAATGATAATGTCATCAGAAACGTGTATTTTGGGACATTCCATCCAGGCTTAGATATTAAGCTCCATGTTAACTATAACCCTCACATGAATCGTGGCTATTTAGGATTGATTGTACCGGAGGGAGATGTGGCTATGAAAATATGCCATGAGCAGCTTTATTGGTATGAAGGACAGTTCATGGTTTTAGATCATAGCTATCCACACTGCCCCCATAATTATACTAATTACGATAGAACTGTTTTAGTTGTAGACTTTTTTAAACCGGATCAGCCGAGAGCAGAAGTAATCCAATTTGAAAAGGAGCAAGTGGCACAACGTATGCAAGATAATCCTTACAGTTTAGGTGTTTTTGGTAAGAGTGATCAAGCGAAAGAAGAAGATTTTATCAAGTATGGTTTAGCTCATCAATTAGAATGGGATAAGGCTTTATCAGTTTAA
- a CDS encoding YybH family protein, translating into MAKSLEQINSFFHAIIRKEVVKICQNYVPQENTYVFIEGPRYSTIGYTNIAKGWQDFCDSALKLEKIEWVEGPFIEEYEQMAWIAGILLITVDLQDKLIKKEFRATFVLHKNEFDSWQIRHEHVSAPLPDPYGIGDWLKKH; encoded by the coding sequence ATGGCCAAATCATTAGAGCAAATAAATAGCTTTTTTCACGCAATTATCAGAAAAGAAGTAGTTAAAATTTGTCAAAACTATGTTCCTCAAGAAAATACTTACGTTTTTATAGAAGGGCCTCGTTACTCTACTATTGGTTATACCAATATTGCCAAAGGATGGCAGGATTTTTGTGATTCTGCGCTCAAGTTAGAAAAAATTGAGTGGGTGGAAGGCCCCTTCATCGAGGAATATGAACAAATGGCTTGGATTGCCGGAATACTACTAATAACAGTGGACTTACAAGATAAACTGATCAAAAAAGAATTCCGTGCTACATTTGTTCTGCACAAAAATGAGTTTGATAGCTGGCAGATACGACACGAACACGTATCTGCTCCTTTGCCAGACCCTTATGGTATTGGAGATTGGCTGAAAAAACATTAG